The Planctellipticum variicoloris DNA window ATCGCCAGATGCAACTCATCGGCTGGCTGGTCCATGACCGCGAATTGACCCAGGCCGAACTGGCCCGGCGAATGCTCGTCGAACCTCCCACGCTGGTGCGCATTCTGGACCGGATGGAAGAAGTTGGCTGGATCGCTCGCACCGAGTGCCAGCAAGACCACCGCCGGAAGCTCATCCGCTTGACCGCGGAAGCCGAAGTGGTCTGGGAACAGATCACCGTCGTCCTGCAGGCCGTCCGGACGGAGGCGGTTCAGGGGCTGTCCGTCGAAGAAGTCGACCAGCTCAAACGCCTGTTGAGCAAGGTCTCGGAAAATCTGAACTCTGCAGAGCTTGTCCGCGAAATTTCGTGAGGTGTCCCGTGAATCGCTCTTCGCTCGGTCAACTCCTTGTGCCCCGCGGCCTGCTGACGCTGCTGCTGCTGCTCGCCGACGCCCCGTCCTCGCTCATGGCGCAGGGGCGCGGTCCCGCCGCAGTCGTCGTCTCGCCGGTCCAGCGCCGTGAGGTCTCCACCTGGCAAAGCTACGTCGGCACCGTCTATCCCATGAAGAAAAGCGCCGTCGGCGCCGCCGTGGATGGTCGCGTCGTAGGATTCCCCGTGAATATCGGCGATCGCGTCAAGAAGGGCTCGCCCCTCTGTCAGCTTCTGACGGAAACCATCTCGCTCCAGATTTCTTCCGCCGAAGCCGAACTCCGACTGCGCGACGAAGAACTGAACGAACTGAAAAACGGGACCCGCCCCGAAGAAATCAATCAGTCGCTGGCTCGCAAGGAGTCCGCTCAGGCGCTCCTGGATTACGCCAAAGGCCGCTACCAGCGCGCCAAGCGGCTGTCGCAACAGGCGCAAGTCATCACCGAAGAGCAGCTCGAAGAGTCCCTCTCCGCGTTCATCGCGGCCGAGCGGACGTTTCAGGCCGCGGATCTCGAACATCAATTGCTGGTCAAAGGCCCGCGCGCGGAAAAGATTCTGCAGCAGCAGGCCCGCGTGGAAGGTCAACGGGACCTGGTCGAGCAGCTCAAGGATCAGCTCAAAAAGCACACGATGATCGCCCCGTTCGACGGCTACGTGGTCGCCGAAGGAACCGAAGTTGGCGAATGGGTCAGCCGGGCTCAGGTGGTCGCCGAAGTCGTCTACCTCGATGAAGTCGAAATCGAAGCCCACGTCCTGGACTCGCAGATCGATTTCATCCGACCTGGCCAGGAAGTGGCGATCGAAGTGACGGCCCTGTCCAAGTCGAGCCGCAGTGGTTTCTATCTGGGAACGGTCGCAGAGGTTTCGCCGCAAGGAGATACCCGCACCCGCACCTTCCCGGTCAGAATTCGCGCAAAGAATGTCATTCGAGAAGACGGCCCGGAGTTGAAATCGGGCATGATCGCCCGCGTGGCTCTCCCGTCGGATTCGCGCCAGGAAGCGGTCCTGGTCCCCAAAGACTCCATCGTGCTCGGAACCGGAGCCCCCAAAGTCTATGGGATCGTTCCCGCGCCCCCCGCTCCTCCGGGGGGAGGGGCGCCAGGCGCCTCCCCCAAACCTTCCCCGCCGGCCGACAAGAAGGCGGCGGCTGGACCGCCGCCCATGCTCGCCAAACCGATCCCGGTCGAACTCGGATTGTCGGATGGCGAGTGGGTCGCCGTATCGGGCGATCTGGCCGGCATCGAACAGGTCGTTGTGCTCGGCAACGAACGCCTGATGCCGTTTCCCACCCCTGTGGTGGTGACCGACGTTCGAAAGCCGCTCGTCAAGGCGGAGGACGCCGAGTCGAAACTCCAACCCGCCCGGAACGAGCCGGAAGCCGAAAACGGCAAATCTCCGCAGTCGGGTCGGTAGTCGTTCAGGCAGCGTGAGAAGTCCCGCAGTGATCCCGGTCCGAGGCCCGTAGTTATGACGCTGGTCGAATCCTACGTTCGCAATCCGGTGAAAGTCACCGTCGGCGTGCTGCTCGTCGCCCTGTTCGGCGTAATCAGCCTGCTGCAGATGCCGATGCAGCTCACTCCCGAGGTGCAGATTCCGACCCTCACCATCGAGACGACCTGGCCCGGCGCCAGCCCGCAGGAAGTCGAGCAGGAAATCATCCGCGAACAGGAAGAGCAGCTCAAAAGCGTGGAGGGCATTACCAAGCTCTCCTCCGAAAGCATGGACTCGAAGGGCTCGATCACGATGGAATTCGCCGTCGGGGCGAACATGGATGAAGCCCTCCTGCGGGTCAACAGCCGACTGCAGCAGGTCCGCAGCTATCCCGAAAACGCCGATCAGCCGGTCATCAGCACCTCCAACTCTTCCAACACGCCCATCGCCTGGTTCATCCTCACCGAACGGGCCCCCACCCCGGAGGAAATCCGGGATTTCGCCGGCAAGCACCCCGAACTCAAAGCCGAACTGGAAACGGTCGCCGGTTCCCACAGCAGCGGCCTGCTCATGTTCCGCCTGAAAGAGCTCGCCCGGAATCAGCCCGTCGTCGGCGAACTCCTCCCGAGCCACGAAGAAGTGATTCACCTCCGCCGTTTCGCGGAAGATTTCATTGAGGCCCAGTTTGAGCGTGTCCCCGGCGTCGCCAATTCCAATGTCATCGGCGGTCTCGAAGACGAGCTTCAAGTCATCGTCGATCCGGAAAAACTCGCCGCCCGGCAACTCACCATTGCCGATGTCCGGGCCGTCCTGATTGGACAGAACCGGGATACGTCCGGCGGCGACTTCTGGGAAAGCAAACGCCGCTGGGTTGTCAGAACCCTGGGCCAGTTCCGTTCTCCCGAACAGGTCGAGGCCCAGCTCCTGGCCGTCCGCGATGGAGCGCCGGTCTACATTCGCGACGTCGCCGCCGTCGTCAAAGACTTCAAGAAGCCCGACGGCCTGGTGCGCCGCTTCGGGGATTCCTCGATCGCCGTCAACTGCCTCCGCGAAACCAACGCCAACGTCCTGGATGTCATGGAAGGCCTCAAAGCCACGGCGAAAGTCCTGAACGAAGGAATCCTCCGCGACCGCAACCTGATGCTGACTCAGGTCTACGACGAGACCGAGTACATCTACTCGTCGATCAAGCTCGTCCAGGAGAACATTTTCCTGGGCGGCGCGCTCACCATGACCGTGCTCATGCTGTTTCTCCACCTCAACCTGCGGACGCTCTTGTTCATTCCGTTGATCCTCGCCACGGGCCTCGCGGCGGTGTACGTCTCGCCGTGGTACTTTGCGGCCTGCCTGATTTTCATCGGCGTCAGCGGTTTCTGGTATGCTCGCGGTTCGCTGGTCATCGGTCTCGCCATCCCCACCAGTATCATCGCCACCTTCCTGGTCCTGGCGCTGCTCGGACGCACGCTGAATGTGATCAGCCTCGCGGGACTGGCGTTCGCCGTCGGCATGCTCGTCGATAACGCGATCGTCGTGCTCGAAAACATCTATACCAAGTTCAACGAAGGTCGAAATGCGTTCCAGGCGACGATCGAAGGGACCCGCGAGGTCGAGGGGGCGATCATTTCCTCCACGCTCACGACCGTCGCTGTTTTCCTTCCCGTCGTCTTCGTCCAGCAGGAGGCCGGACAGCTCTTCCGTGACATTGCCCTGGCCATCAGCGCGGCGGTCAGCCTGTCGCTCGTCGTCGCCTTGATTGTTGTCCCGACCGCTGCCGCACGGATCCTCCCCCGCCGCCAGCCCGGAGAGCGCTATGCCGGCATCTCGCTGGGACGGACCAGTCCTGTCGCTCGCGTGATCGAAGGACTTGGTGGGTTCTTCGTGTCGTCCGTCGGCGCAATCAATAAGGGCATTCAGTCGCATGTCTTGTTTCGCCTCGCGACCGTCGGTCTCTTCATGGGCGGCTGCGCCGTCTCGACGTGGATGCTCTGGCCCGCCGTCGAATACCTTCCCACCGGCAACAAGAACCTGATCTTCGGCATCCTGCTCCCTCCCCCCGGCTACAACCTGGACGAGCTGACCCGCATGGGCGAGCAGGTCGAACAGGATCTCCGCCCCTTCTGGGACTTCGATCCGCGCGAAATGACCCCCGAGGAACTGGCCAGCAAGCCCCGCATCCGCGACCTGTTCTTCGTGGCCCGCGGCCGGCAGGTCTTCCTGGGCGTCCGCTCATACGACCCCATGCGGGCCGCCGAACTGATCGACGTCGTCCGCGGCGCCGGTTCGAAATTCCCCGGCACGTTCGCCGTGGCCTTCCAGTCCAGCCTCTTCTCGCAGGGACTTCAAGCCGGCCGGACGATCGACATCGAAATCACCGGCCCGGACCTCCGCAAGCTCATCGGGTTCGGCGGGCAGATTCTCGGTCAGATCCCAGGACTGATCCCAAACAGCCAGGTCCGTCCCGTCCCCAGCCTGGACCTCTCCAGCCCCGAAATCCACGTCGAACCTCGCCTCGTGCAGGCCGCCGAAATGGGCCTGACCGCCTCCGCCCTCGGTTACGCGGTCGATGCGCTGGTCGATGGCGCGTACGCCAGCGACTACATCGAAGGGAGCGACAAGATCGACCTGATGATCCGCGGCCGGGATGAATTCGCGCGCCGCACCCAGGATATCCGGAACCTTCCGATCGCAACCCCCACCGGGGAACTGGTGCCGCTGGGTGCGATCGCAGACGTCGAAATGTCCAGCGGCCCCGAACAGATCAACCACCGCGAACGCGAACGTGCGATCACGATTCAAGTCACCCC harbors:
- a CDS encoding efflux RND transporter permease subunit gives rise to the protein MTLVESYVRNPVKVTVGVLLVALFGVISLLQMPMQLTPEVQIPTLTIETTWPGASPQEVEQEIIREQEEQLKSVEGITKLSSESMDSKGSITMEFAVGANMDEALLRVNSRLQQVRSYPENADQPVISTSNSSNTPIAWFILTERAPTPEEIRDFAGKHPELKAELETVAGSHSSGLLMFRLKELARNQPVVGELLPSHEEVIHLRRFAEDFIEAQFERVPGVANSNVIGGLEDELQVIVDPEKLAARQLTIADVRAVLIGQNRDTSGGDFWESKRRWVVRTLGQFRSPEQVEAQLLAVRDGAPVYIRDVAAVVKDFKKPDGLVRRFGDSSIAVNCLRETNANVLDVMEGLKATAKVLNEGILRDRNLMLTQVYDETEYIYSSIKLVQENIFLGGALTMTVLMLFLHLNLRTLLFIPLILATGLAAVYVSPWYFAACLIFIGVSGFWYARGSLVIGLAIPTSIIATFLVLALLGRTLNVISLAGLAFAVGMLVDNAIVVLENIYTKFNEGRNAFQATIEGTREVEGAIISSTLTTVAVFLPVVFVQQEAGQLFRDIALAISAAVSLSLVVALIVVPTAAARILPRRQPGERYAGISLGRTSPVARVIEGLGGFFVSSVGAINKGIQSHVLFRLATVGLFMGGCAVSTWMLWPAVEYLPTGNKNLIFGILLPPPGYNLDELTRMGEQVEQDLRPFWDFDPREMTPEELASKPRIRDLFFVARGRQVFLGVRSYDPMRAAELIDVVRGAGSKFPGTFAVAFQSSLFSQGLQAGRTIDIEITGPDLRKLIGFGGQILGQIPGLIPNSQVRPVPSLDLSSPEIHVEPRLVQAAEMGLTASALGYAVDALVDGAYASDYIEGSDKIDLMIRGRDEFARRTQDIRNLPIATPTGELVPLGAIADVEMSSGPEQINHRERERAITIQVTPPEGMPLESAMLLIQEKVIAPLSASGELRGGYRVNLAGTADKLRETWRAVQFNVLLALLITYLLMAALYESWLYPFVIILSVPLGAVGGLAGLQALSAYLMIMGQPPQLLDVLTMLGFVILIGTVVNNPILVVDYALQLMREQGASPRNAVVEAVRSRIRPMFMTTVTTVLGLLPLVLFPGAGSELYRGLGSVVLGGLVVSTVFTLFLIPTAFTLAVDGKLLVLRLLGRRASEVRVDQWAEADEAPDSAELVGTR
- a CDS encoding efflux RND transporter periplasmic adaptor subunit, with the translated sequence MNRSSLGQLLVPRGLLTLLLLLADAPSSLMAQGRGPAAVVVSPVQRREVSTWQSYVGTVYPMKKSAVGAAVDGRVVGFPVNIGDRVKKGSPLCQLLTETISLQISSAEAELRLRDEELNELKNGTRPEEINQSLARKESAQALLDYAKGRYQRAKRLSQQAQVITEEQLEESLSAFIAAERTFQAADLEHQLLVKGPRAEKILQQQARVEGQRDLVEQLKDQLKKHTMIAPFDGYVVAEGTEVGEWVSRAQVVAEVVYLDEVEIEAHVLDSQIDFIRPGQEVAIEVTALSKSSRSGFYLGTVAEVSPQGDTRTRTFPVRIRAKNVIREDGPELKSGMIARVALPSDSRQEAVLVPKDSIVLGTGAPKVYGIVPAPPAPPGGGAPGASPKPSPPADKKAAAGPPPMLAKPIPVELGLSDGEWVAVSGDLAGIEQVVVLGNERLMPFPTPVVVTDVRKPLVKAEDAESKLQPARNEPEAENGKSPQSGR
- a CDS encoding MarR family winged helix-turn-helix transcriptional regulator: MAVQYDFHASVGYWMTLATQTLHRSLNERLAPLGLTYRQMQLIGWLVHDRELTQAELARRMLVEPPTLVRILDRMEEVGWIARTECQQDHRRKLIRLTAEAEVVWEQITVVLQAVRTEAVQGLSVEEVDQLKRLLSKVSENLNSAELVREIS